The following are encoded together in the Triticum dicoccoides isolate Atlit2015 ecotype Zavitan chromosome 6B, WEW_v2.0, whole genome shotgun sequence genome:
- the LOC119326519 gene encoding RING-H2 finger protein ATL73-like — MPTPASLVHSSSSTAAAASSSSSSAPAAMISIDPNMVVILAALLCALVCLAGLALVARCTCRHARRSSPFAGNSITMTLPLPPRGLKKKAIDALPVTAVKEGHQLEEQCAICLADLVAGEELRVLPRCGHSFHVACVDAWLRTCATCPSCRATILDSSVSSSSCSPPAPPLAAPGRCRSCGAACDGDSVATSASADTDGSSFLP, encoded by the coding sequence ATGCCAACTCCAGCGAGCCTTGTCCACTCTAGCTCTagcaccgccgccgctgcctcctcaTCTTCGTCGTCGGCGCCGGCGGCCATGATCTCCATCGACCCCAACATGGTGGTCATCCTGGCCGCCCTCCTCTGCGCGCTCGTCTGCCTCGCCGGCCTCGCCCTCGTCGCGCGCTGCACCTGCCGCCACGCCCGCCGCTCTTCACCGTTCGCCGGCAATAGCATCACCATGACCTTGCCTCTTCCTCCCCGAGGCCTGAAGAAGAAggccatcgacgcgctccccgtcacgGCAGTGAAGGAAGGGCACCAGCTGGAGGAGCAGTGCGCCATCTGCCTGGCGGACCTGGTCGCCGGGGaggagctccgggtgctgccgcgGTGCGGCCACTCCTTCCACGTCGCCTGCGTCGACGCCTGGCTCCGAACGTGCGCCACCTGCCCCTCCTGCCGCGCCACCATCCTCGATTCGTCAGTGTCCTCCTCGTCCTGCTCGCCGCCGGCGCCACCGCTCGCAGCCCCGGGCCGGTGCCGGAGCTGTGGAGCGGCCTGTGACGGCGACAGCGTGGCCACTTCTGCTTCTGCTGACACGGACGGGAGCAGCTTCTTGCCGTAG